The Mycolicibacterium parafortuitum nucleotide sequence GCCCGACGGCCACCTGCTCACCATGCTCGGCGACCACCTTGGCGCACCACTGCGGGTTCTCCAGCGCCGCGGTGCCGAGGTTCACCCGCGCGCAGCCGGTCGCCAGCGCGGCGGCCAGCGACTCGTCGTCACGAATGCCGCCGGACAGTTCGACGGCGACGTCGAGCTTGCCGACGACCTCGGCGAGCAGTTCCCGGTTGGACCCGCGGCCGAACGCCGCATCGAGGTCGACCAGATGGATCCACTCGGCACCGTCGCGCTGCCACGTCATCGCCGCTTCCAGCGCCGAGCCGTACTCGGTCTCGCTGCCGGCCTGCCCCTGCACCAGGCGCACCGCGCGGCCCTCGACGACGTCGACGGCGGGCAGCAGGATCAGTTTCGACGAGGCATTCACCGGATTCACGCTGGTCAACTTAGCGCCCCAACCCAGTTCGACAGTAATTCGGCGCCCGCGTCCCCGCTCTTCTCCGGGTGGAACTGGGTCGCCGACAGCGGTCCGTCCTCGACCGCGGCCAGGAACGGCACGTGGTGGGTGGCCCAGGTCAGCAGCGCCGCCGGGTCACCCTCCCACTGCTGGGCGGCGTAGGAGTGCACGAAGTAAAAGCGGGTGTCGGCGCTCATACCCTTGAACAGCACGCTGCCGGCCGGGGCGTCGACGACGTTCCAGCCCATGTGCGGAATCACCGGTGCGTCGAGCCGGACCACCGAACCAGGCCACTGTCCGCAGCCGGTGGATTCGACACCGAACTCGACGCCACGGGAGAACAGGATCTGCATGCCGACGCATACGCCGAGCACCGGTCTGCCCGCGGCGACGCGCTCGGCGATGATCTTGTCGCCACCGATGGCGCGCAATCCGTTCATGCACGCCTCGAACGCACCGACCCCGGGGACGACCAGCCCATCGGCATTGGCCGCCGCGCCCGGATCGGCGGTGACCTCGACCTCGGCCCCGACCCGCTCCAGTGCCCGCTGGGCCGAACGCAGGTTGCCGGACCCGTAGTCGAGTACGACCAGTTTCGTTGTCACAATGAGCCTTTGGTGGACGGGATGCCGGTCACACGCGGGTCGTACTCGACGGCCTGGCGCAGCGCGCGAGCGACGGCCTTGTACTCGGCCTCGGTGATGTGGTGCGGGTCGCGGCCGTACAGGGTGCGCACATGCAGGGCGATGCGGGCGTTGTAGGCCAGCGATTCGAAGACGTGCCGGTTGACGACAGTGTGGTACGGCGCGGCGGAGCCGGCGATGGTGAACTGCACCATGTAGTCCGGCTCGCCGGTGTGCACGAAGTACGGCCGCCCGGACACGTCGACGGCGGCGTGCGCGAGGCATTCGTCCATCGGGATGAACGCATCACCGAAGCGGCGGATGCCCTTCTTGTCGCCGAGTGCATGGGCGAGTGCCTGCCCGAGCACGATCGAGGTGTCCTCGATGGTGTGGTGGCCCTCGATCTCGATGTCGCCGACGGCCTTGATGGTGAGGTCGAAGCTGGCGTGGCTGCCCAGCGACGTCAGCATGTGATCGAAGAACGGCACACCGGTGTCGATGCTGACCTGACCGGTGCCGTCGAGGTCGAGATCGACGACGATGTCGGATTCCTTGGTCTTGCGCTCGACTCGGGCTCGGCGGTTCGGGAGGGTCATTTTGCTCCTATTCGGGCGCTGGCAGCCAGCAGCGCGTCGTTCTCGTCGGCCAGGCCGATGGTGGTCCGCAGATATCCGGGGATGCCGACGTCACGGATCAGCACACCCTCGTCGAGGTAGCGCTGCCACGTCGCGGCCGAGTCGGCGAACTCGCCGAACAGCACGAAGTTCGAGTCGCTGGGAATCACCCGGAAACCGAGGTCGGCCAGGCCTGCGCAGACCCGTTCCCGCTCGGCGATCAGGGTGGCCACGCTGCCCAGCGTCTCGTCGGCGTGCCGCAACGCCGCGCGTGCGGCGGCCTGCGTGACCGACGACAGGTGATACGGCAGCCGCACCAGCAGCATCGCGTCGATGACGGCCGGCGCGGCGACCAGGTAGCCCAGCCGACCGCCGGCGAACGCGAACGCCTTGCTCATCGTGCGGCTGACGATGAGCTTGGCCGGGTATGCGTCGAGCAGCGCAATCGCGCTCGGCTGCGACGAGAACTCGCCGTAGGCCTCGTCGACGATCATCACCCCGCCCGTCATCGCGTCCAGCAGCAGCCGCAGATCGTCGAGCGAAACCGATTGCCCCGTCGGGTTGTTGGGGCTGGTGACGAACACGATGTCGGGGTTGTGTT carries:
- the priA gene encoding bifunctional 1-(5-phosphoribosyl)-5-((5-phosphoribosylamino)methylideneamino)imidazole-4-carboxamide isomerase/phosphoribosylanthranilate isomerase PriA, with the protein product MNPVNASSKLILLPAVDVVEGRAVRLVQGQAGSETEYGSALEAAMTWQRDGAEWIHLVDLDAAFGRGSNRELLAEVVGKLDVAVELSGGIRDDESLAAALATGCARVNLGTAALENPQWCAKVVAEHGEQVAVGLDVKIEDGQYRLRGRGWETDGGDLWTVLERLDGEGCSRFVVTDVTKDGTLNGPNLDLLAQVCERTDAPVIASGGVSSLDDLRAIATLTDRGVEGAIVGKALYAGRFTLPQALDAVRT
- the hisH gene encoding imidazole glycerol phosphate synthase subunit HisH; this translates as MTTKLVVLDYGSGNLRSAQRALERVGAEVEVTADPGAAANADGLVVPGVGAFEACMNGLRAIGGDKIIAERVAAGRPVLGVCVGMQILFSRGVEFGVESTGCGQWPGSVVRLDAPVIPHMGWNVVDAPAGSVLFKGMSADTRFYFVHSYAAQQWEGDPAALLTWATHHVPFLAAVEDGPLSATQFHPEKSGDAGAELLSNWVGALS
- the hisB gene encoding imidazoleglycerol-phosphate dehydratase HisB codes for the protein MTLPNRRARVERKTKESDIVVDLDLDGTGQVSIDTGVPFFDHMLTSLGSHASFDLTIKAVGDIEIEGHHTIEDTSIVLGQALAHALGDKKGIRRFGDAFIPMDECLAHAAVDVSGRPYFVHTGEPDYMVQFTIAGSAAPYHTVVNRHVFESLAYNARIALHVRTLYGRDPHHITEAEYKAVARALRQAVEYDPRVTGIPSTKGSL
- a CDS encoding histidinol-phosphate transaminase; the protein is MSLGDKVTLDDLPLRDDLRGKSPYGAPQLVVPVRLNTNENPHPPTQALIDDVTASVREVAGELHRYPDRDAVALRTDLARYLTAKTGNPVGVENVWAANGSNEILQQLLQAFGGPGRSAMGFVPSYSMHPVIADGTQTQWLVAHRAEDFSLDAAVAATGIKEHNPDIVFVTSPNNPTGQSVSLDDLRLLLDAMTGGVMIVDEAYGEFSSQPSAIALLDAYPAKLIVSRTMSKAFAFAGGRLGYLVAAPAVIDAMLLVRLPYHLSSVTQAAARAALRHADETLGSVATLIAERERVCAGLADLGFRVIPSDSNFVLFGEFADSAATWQRYLDEGVLIRDVGIPGYLRTTIGLADENDALLAASARIGAK